CGCCGGAAACGGCCCACAGCGCCCCCGTCCGCACCATCAGCTCTTTCAGGCCGTTCCTTCCCAGATAATCATGGGCAAAGCCCAGGGAAACCGTATTCACCATGGCGACGGATTCGCACAGCAGGGGCTGCCAGGTAACGCCCCACTGGGAATACACCCCCTCCTGGCCGGAATCATACAGGAGGGAGCCGCGGAAAGACCAGGAAGGAGTGGGGTTCCATTTAAGGGAAAGGCCCGGCTCCGCCCCGTTCTTCAGAGGGCAGGCATCATACCGCTGTCCGTTGACAAAAAAACCGGCTGTGCATTCGTCCGCCAGATAATACTGGACTTCTCCGTGCAAGGTGGTCTGACTGAAATGGCGGCGCTGCCAGTTGCGGATGGCGAAAAGTTCCCCGCTCACCGCCCAAGAATTCGACAGGGAGGCTCCGCCGGAAATCTGGCCCTCCAAGGAATCCCCCCCCATCTTTTCCCCCCGGTGAATATAATAGGAACGGTATCCGCCAAGCATCTCCCCGCCCATGCGGATGGGGGAACGGCCGTCCACCTCCGCCAGGGGCGGCGGCCCGTCATACCCCAGGACGGCCTGCACGGCACAGCACGGAATGATGAAAAACAGCCTCATGAAAACCGTTTAACACAATTCGCTGCGCCTCTCCAACGCCAAAACGGGGCATGCACATTCTCCGGGCTTGGCAAAACGGGAATCTGCCCTTACCCTCTCGCGCATGGTTCATTTCACCCTGTTCGGGATACCTGTTTACATCCGCCCCAGCTTCTGGGTGGTGCTGGCCATTTTCGGCGGCGCCCTCAGCATCAGCAGCGTGGAAGATCTCATTTATCCGGCCCTGTTCGTCATTGCCGGCTTCATCGCCATCCTGTCCCATGAAATGGGGCACGCGCTGGTGGGACGCAGGCTGGGCGGCGGCCAGCAGACGATTGTTCTGGAACTCTTCGGCGGCCTGACAAGCAGCCACGGCATGCAATTGACGCGCGGAGGCAGGGCCCTCATGATTCTGGCGGGCCCCATGATGACCCTGCTGCTGGGCATCATCAGCCTGTGGCTCACCTGGAACATCGTCGCTCCCGTCATGGCCTCTCACAACCTGGACTTCTGGGACCTGGCCATCAGCCCCTTCACAGCGGCGCTCATCTCCCCCAAGCTGTACATCCTCTCCTGCCTCATCATGATTGGAGAATGGTGGACCCTCCTGAATCTGCTGCCCATCTATCCCCTGGACGGCGGCCAGCTGATCGCCCAGTACATCCGCTCCCCCAGGAAAGTATTCATGACCGGCTTCATCACGGCCATCCTCATCGGACTGCTCAGTTTTCAGCTCTTCCACGGCTACTTTATTCCCATCTTCATGGCCCTCTTCGCCTACAGCAATTACCGGGAATACAAAAACGCCCCCTTTTAACAGCATTCCGAATTTCCTTTGCGGGCTCCGCCCGTTTTATTCAACAAACCATCCAATATGTCTCAACAAACCGCAATCTCCCCTACCCGCGCCCAGGATTTCCCCGAGTGGTACCAGCAAGTCATCAAGGCCGCCGACATGGCGGAAAATTCCGAGGTGCGCGGCTGCATGGTCATCAAGCCATGGGGTTACGCCATCTGGGAACTCATTCAGAAAGACCTGGACCAGCGCTTCAAGGACACCGGC
This region of Akkermansia muciniphila genomic DNA includes:
- a CDS encoding M50 family metallopeptidase, with protein sequence MVHFTLFGIPVYIRPSFWVVLAIFGGALSISSVEDLIYPALFVIAGFIAILSHEMGHALVGRRLGGGQQTIVLELFGGLTSSHGMQLTRGGRALMILAGPMMTLLLGIISLWLTWNIVAPVMASHNLDFWDLAISPFTAALISPKLYILSCLIMIGEWWTLLNLLPIYPLDGGQLIAQYIRSPRKVFMTGFITAILIGLLSFQLFHGYFIPIFMALFAYSNYREYKNAPF